From one Zhongshania sp. R06B22 genomic stretch:
- a CDS encoding acyl-CoA dehydrogenase family protein — translation MNLNLSEEQQFIQQTAADFAAKELVPNAAKLDEGKGKEEFLANIKQLAELGFMGLNVKADYGGTEAGTIAFSLAITGLARGCASTAVTVSVTNMVAEVIQAVASEEQKKNYLPKICSGEYPAAGFCLTEAGAGSDPSGMKTSAVRDGDSWVLNGSKAYITSGEYAGVFVVWAVTDKDAPRGKGISCFLVERDTAGLTVGRAEDKMGQKGSATNPVYFDDCRVPASALMGTINRGYQVALGELAGGRIGVGSLALGLGEAALDYARDYAKERQQFGQPISNFQGLQWMLADAYTEMEAARLLLMQAAFTKESGGDFGKQASMAKLFATEAANRACYTGLQILGGHGYNREYPLERLARDVRITSIYEGTSEIQRMIIARSIL, via the coding sequence ATGAATTTAAATCTTTCAGAAGAGCAGCAGTTTATTCAGCAAACCGCAGCCGATTTCGCTGCTAAAGAGCTGGTACCCAACGCCGCTAAGCTGGATGAGGGAAAAGGTAAGGAAGAGTTTTTAGCTAATATTAAACAGCTCGCTGAGCTCGGATTTATGGGTTTAAACGTCAAGGCTGATTATGGTGGTACAGAAGCCGGCACTATCGCTTTTAGTCTGGCGATTACGGGGTTGGCGCGGGGCTGTGCATCGACTGCCGTTACGGTATCGGTGACGAATATGGTTGCCGAGGTGATTCAAGCTGTCGCTAGTGAGGAGCAGAAAAAAAATTACTTACCCAAAATTTGTTCGGGTGAATATCCCGCCGCCGGTTTTTGCCTAACAGAAGCTGGCGCGGGTTCAGATCCCTCTGGTATGAAAACCTCGGCGGTACGCGATGGCGATAGCTGGGTATTGAATGGTTCTAAGGCCTATATCACCAGTGGTGAATACGCCGGCGTGTTTGTAGTGTGGGCGGTGACCGACAAAGATGCGCCACGCGGCAAAGGTATTTCGTGTTTCTTGGTTGAGCGCGATACCGCTGGACTTACTGTTGGCCGCGCCGAAGATAAAATGGGTCAGAAAGGGTCCGCCACAAATCCGGTCTATTTCGACGACTGCCGGGTGCCGGCCTCAGCCTTAATGGGCACCATAAATCGTGGCTATCAGGTGGCTTTGGGTGAACTGGCCGGTGGCCGTATTGGCGTCGGTTCACTGGCGCTGGGCCTGGGTGAGGCGGCACTGGATTACGCTCGCGACTATGCCAAAGAGCGCCAACAGTTTGGCCAGCCTATTTCTAACTTCCAGGGTCTGCAGTGGATGCTGGCAGACGCCTACACTGAAATGGAAGCGGCGCGGCTATTGCTGATGCAGGCGGCGTTTACTAAGGAGAGCGGCGGTGATTTTGGCAAGCAGGCTTCGATGGCAAAGTTGTTCGCTACCGAAGCGGCTAACCGAGCTTGTTATACCGGTCTGCAAATTCTCGGTGGACACGGCTATAATCGTGAATATCCGCTGGAACGCTTAGCCCGCGATGTGCGGATCACTAGTATTTATGAGGGCACCAGTGAAATCCAGCGGATGATTATTGCTCGGAGTATTCTGTAA
- a CDS encoding putative RNA methyltransferase: protein MPLMPLTQLLCPLDQSALLQDGNTWRCENNHCFDIAKQGYVNLLPVQNKKSLDPGDSREMITARRDFLNSGVYQPLAEALANTVDTLCDGRQQLAILDAGCGEAYYLNTVCEQLLKSGVELTATGLDISKWAVRSCKSRNAKLNGLVASNRQIPLPDNSQDIVLCTFGFPVYSEFKRLLKPNGHIVMADPGPEHLIELRKAIYETVRRNPVTDISAALEDNWHLSLSNNLQFTTPVLSAAQFEQLLVMTPHLYRASREGRERAAKLQDITLSADVFIRVISQT from the coding sequence ATGCCATTAATGCCTCTCACCCAGCTACTCTGTCCACTAGACCAGAGCGCGCTGCTGCAAGACGGCAACACTTGGCGCTGCGAAAACAATCACTGCTTTGACATCGCCAAACAGGGTTATGTAAATCTGCTGCCGGTGCAAAACAAGAAGTCCCTTGATCCCGGCGACAGCCGTGAAATGATCACCGCGCGCCGTGACTTTTTAAACAGCGGTGTTTATCAGCCACTTGCAGAAGCACTCGCAAATACCGTTGACACCCTATGCGATGGCCGACAGCAGCTTGCGATTTTAGACGCGGGATGTGGCGAAGCTTATTATCTAAACACGGTGTGTGAGCAGCTATTAAAAAGCGGTGTCGAACTCACCGCGACAGGCCTAGATATTTCAAAATGGGCGGTGCGTAGCTGCAAGAGTCGCAATGCCAAACTCAACGGCCTAGTGGCCAGCAATCGTCAAATACCACTGCCAGATAACAGCCAAGATATTGTCTTATGTACCTTTGGATTTCCGGTCTACAGCGAATTCAAACGACTTTTAAAACCCAATGGCCATATTGTGATGGCCGACCCCGGCCCCGAACATTTGATTGAACTGCGCAAGGCCATTTACGAAACAGTGCGCCGCAACCCAGTGACCGACATTAGCGCCGCGCTTGAGGACAATTGGCATCTCAGCCTAAGTAATAATCTGCAGTTTACAACGCCCGTGCTCAGCGCCGCGCAGTTTGAGCAATTGCTGGTGATGACGCCCCATTTATATCGCGCCAGCCGCGAAGGCCGTGAACGCGCCGCAAAGCTGCAGGATATTACACTAAGCGCTGATGTATTCATCCGAGTTATTAGTCAGACTTAG
- a CDS encoding WS/DGAT/MGAT family O-acyltransferase: MQQLSGQDAMFIHTENMGIPQHIGVMSIYDQSTAPEGLVRFKQILQLLESRSHLSPIFNRRLRKVPLSLDQPYWEDVENVDIEAHVHHIALPKPGDWRQLCILASRIHARPLDMSKPLWEMYVIEGLDSIRNLPKGCFAVMTKVHHSAMDGATGARFIPLLHDLSPEITDVGEAPVKIVERYNDGHMLSKALINNLRKPMQFMNLVGSAIPTWRRIQRGKKEQDFAPLEDKQKTLFQGKISPHRVCDAVPFAFEDIRAIKNAVAGATINDTMLCIVSGGLRKYLAAKNALPEKTLVSGCPIDVRSNDEQSSGGNMVGFMTVSLHSDIEDPKERLKAIHDASMSSKAYAEALGPRMAVDVTNVLPGGMLSLALRAASATGLTEAAVIFNTVVTNVPGPTKQLYFCGAKMVDGINFGPLLPNVGLFQIVYSSVMNKVGTISISFTACRKMLPDPDLYSACLEESFQELKTACLGAEAPKPKVSKTKAEVSL, from the coding sequence ATGCAACAGCTATCTGGTCAAGACGCCATGTTCATCCACACCGAGAACATGGGAATACCCCAACACATCGGCGTTATGAGCATTTATGATCAATCCACCGCCCCCGAGGGCTTGGTGCGCTTTAAACAAATTCTGCAACTACTAGAAAGCCGCTCTCATCTCTCACCAATATTTAATCGCCGGCTCCGCAAAGTACCCCTGAGCCTAGATCAACCCTACTGGGAAGATGTAGAAAACGTCGACATTGAAGCCCATGTCCACCATATCGCGCTACCCAAGCCCGGCGACTGGCGACAACTCTGCATTCTCGCTTCGCGCATCCATGCTCGCCCCCTTGATATGAGCAAGCCGCTGTGGGAAATGTATGTAATCGAAGGCCTAGACAGCATTCGCAATCTTCCCAAGGGCTGTTTTGCGGTAATGACAAAGGTCCATCATTCGGCAATGGACGGCGCCACCGGCGCACGCTTTATTCCGCTACTCCACGACCTAAGTCCAGAAATTACCGACGTCGGCGAAGCACCGGTCAAAATTGTTGAGCGCTATAACGACGGCCATATGCTGAGCAAGGCACTGATCAACAATCTTAGAAAACCCATGCAGTTCATGAACCTTGTAGGCAGCGCCATTCCAACATGGCGGCGCATCCAGCGCGGCAAAAAAGAGCAGGATTTTGCCCCCCTCGAAGATAAACAAAAAACCCTGTTTCAGGGCAAAATTTCACCCCATCGGGTCTGCGATGCCGTGCCCTTCGCCTTTGAGGATATCCGCGCAATTAAAAATGCCGTCGCCGGCGCCACCATCAACGACACCATGTTGTGTATCGTTTCCGGTGGCTTGCGGAAATACCTTGCAGCCAAAAATGCGCTGCCAGAGAAAACACTGGTATCGGGCTGCCCTATCGATGTCCGCAGTAATGACGAGCAAAGCAGCGGCGGCAATATGGTCGGCTTTATGACGGTATCGCTACACTCAGATATAGAAGACCCAAAAGAACGACTCAAAGCTATTCACGATGCCTCGATGAGCAGCAAGGCCTATGCCGAGGCCCTTGGCCCCCGCATGGCTGTTGACGTCACTAACGTGCTACCGGGCGGCATGCTGTCACTGGCACTGCGGGCAGCCTCAGCAACCGGACTCACCGAAGCCGCCGTTATCTTTAATACTGTGGTTACCAATGTTCCCGGCCCCACCAAGCAACTGTATTTCTGTGGTGCCAAAATGGTCGACGGTATTAACTTCGGCCCACTGTTACCTAATGTAGGGCTATTCCAAATTGTTTACAGCTCGGTGATGAACAAGGTCGGCACGATTTCAATTTCATTTACCGCCTGCCGTAAAATGCTACCTGACCCAGATCTGTATTCGGCGTGTTTAGAGGAGTCATTTCAGGAACTGAAAACAGCATGTCTTGGCGCAGAGGCCCCAAAGCCAAAAGTAAGTAAAACTAAAGCAGAAGTATCGCTGTAA
- a CDS encoding ABCB family ABC transporter ATP-binding protein/permease has protein sequence MRHGNYHSENQDVSWATLRDLVPYLMAFRSRIGLALLCLIAAKVASVGLPFILKNIVDQLDKNDQPAILILPVALLIAYGVLRFANVLFGELRDTIFGRVTERAMRQVGLTVFQHLHALDLEFHLNRRTGGLSRDIERGTNGINFLLRFMVFNIVPTFIEIGLVISLLGWQYNIWFAVIVFVAVVCYVAFSIFATEWRTGFIRRANEAESRSSTRSVDSLLNFETVKYFGNEHYEANRYDEELVGWEVARRQNRLSLFALNAGQALIIAAAMTTAMVLAANEVVTKSMTLGDFVLINAFMLQIFMPLNFLGFVYREMKGSMANIEAMFALLRQKATITDIENAPQLQLTEGRIEIENLSFRYQSERPILNNISFKVAAKQKVAIVGSSGAGKSTLLKLLFRFYDASEGRILIDGQDIKTVDQSSLRRALGIVPQDTVLFNQSILENIRYGRIDASDEDVFEAIRMAHLSDFIARLPKGVDTLVGERGLKLSGGEKQRVAIARALLKQSPIMIFDEATSSLDSASERLILEAIRDIAREHTMLVIAHRLSTIVDADHILVLEHGEIVEQGTHASLLDQNGQYAHLWSLQQRERALIAT, from the coding sequence ATGCGCCACGGCAATTACCACTCCGAAAACCAAGATGTTAGCTGGGCTACACTGCGCGATCTGGTCCCCTATTTGATGGCGTTTCGCTCACGTATCGGTTTAGCACTGCTGTGTCTGATTGCCGCCAAAGTCGCGAGTGTTGGCCTGCCGTTTATTCTTAAGAACATTGTCGATCAGCTCGACAAAAACGACCAGCCGGCTATCTTAATTTTACCCGTCGCCCTGCTCATCGCTTACGGTGTACTGCGATTTGCCAACGTTCTGTTTGGGGAGTTACGCGACACTATATTCGGTCGTGTTACCGAACGCGCCATGCGCCAAGTTGGTCTCACTGTATTCCAACACCTACATGCGCTAGATCTTGAGTTCCACCTCAATCGCCGCACCGGTGGCTTATCGCGCGACATCGAACGCGGCACCAACGGCATTAATTTCCTGTTGCGATTTATGGTATTTAACATCGTCCCGACGTTTATCGAAATCGGTTTAGTTATCAGCCTACTTGGCTGGCAGTACAATATTTGGTTTGCCGTCATCGTATTTGTTGCGGTGGTTTGCTACGTTGCCTTTTCAATATTTGCTACTGAATGGCGCACAGGCTTTATACGCCGTGCCAACGAGGCCGAATCACGAAGCAGTACCCGTTCAGTGGACAGCCTATTAAACTTTGAAACCGTCAAATACTTCGGCAACGAACACTACGAAGCCAATCGCTACGACGAAGAACTGGTAGGCTGGGAAGTCGCGCGCCGTCAGAACCGCCTTAGCCTGTTCGCACTCAATGCCGGTCAAGCCCTTATTATTGCCGCCGCCATGACCACCGCCATGGTCTTAGCCGCCAACGAAGTCGTCACTAAAAGCATGACTCTGGGCGACTTTGTGCTGATTAACGCATTTATGCTGCAGATTTTTATGCCACTCAATTTCCTCGGCTTTGTCTATCGAGAAATGAAGGGCTCTATGGCCAATATCGAAGCCATGTTTGCGCTGCTGCGTCAAAAGGCGACGATCACAGATATAGAAAATGCGCCGCAGCTGCAACTGACTGAAGGCCGCATCGAAATTGAAAACCTCAGCTTTCGCTACCAAAGCGAGCGGCCTATTTTAAATAACATTAGCTTTAAGGTGGCCGCTAAACAAAAGGTGGCTATAGTCGGCAGCAGTGGCGCAGGTAAATCCACACTACTCAAATTGCTATTTCGTTTTTATGACGCCAGTGAAGGTCGCATTCTGATCGACGGTCAAGACATTAAAACCGTCGATCAATCCTCCTTGCGACGCGCACTCGGCATCGTGCCCCAAGACACCGTCCTGTTTAATCAGTCGATACTTGAGAATATTCGCTATGGCCGCATTGATGCCAGCGACGAAGATGTTTTTGAAGCCATTCGCATGGCTCACCTCAGCGACTTCATCGCCCGCCTTCCCAAGGGCGTCGACACGCTGGTGGGTGAGCGCGGCTTAAAATTATCTGGCGGCGAAAAACAACGCGTCGCCATCGCCAGAGCCTTGCTCAAACAATCCCCCATCATGATTTTTGACGAGGCTACCTCATCACTCGACAGCGCCTCTGAGCGTCTTATCTTGGAAGCCATCCGCGACATCGCCCGCGAACACACCATGCTGGTGATCGCTCACCGCTTATCCACCATTGTCGATGCCGACCATATTTTGGTGTTGGAACACGGTGAGATTGTCGAACAGGGCACCCATGCCAGCCTGCTCGACCAAAATGGCCAATACGCCCACCTGTGGTCGCTACAACAGCGAGAGCGGGCCTTAATAGCGACGTAG
- a CDS encoding DUF3301 domain-containing protein, whose translation MLDLFDVAALFGFCAVLAYFWRAQGTREIALRATRQHLQQQQLSLLDDHVALRAVWFKRNRKGEFQLWRRYIFEFTTTGHERYQGCAITLGNRVEGFQLAPHRFPDDILH comes from the coding sequence ATGCTTGATCTTTTTGACGTCGCCGCGCTGTTTGGGTTTTGCGCAGTACTCGCCTACTTCTGGCGGGCACAAGGCACTCGCGAAATTGCACTGCGAGCAACACGTCAGCATTTACAACAGCAGCAATTGTCCTTACTAGATGACCATGTCGCATTGCGGGCGGTGTGGTTTAAGCGTAACCGCAAAGGCGAGTTTCAGCTCTGGCGTCGCTATATCTTTGAATTTACTACCACAGGCCATGAGCGCTACCAAGGCTGTGCGATTACCCTCGGCAATCGCGTAGAAGGCTTTCAATTAGCACCGCACCGTTTTCCCGACGATATACTCCACTAA
- a CDS encoding PH domain-containing protein — protein MTSHYAEHPAMFRNNPLGFILAVILIPAAIGILILMVWYLKCKSTLLEINDNEIILEQGLLSKERTELNVSGIRTVKIKQSLFNRLFGVGTLSVYTAGDNPEIQVHGMPRPEVFRDLVKARQSDAE, from the coding sequence GTGACTAGCCATTACGCCGAACACCCCGCGATGTTTCGCAATAACCCACTGGGATTCATCCTTGCTGTCATTCTAATTCCCGCAGCCATCGGCATTCTGATCCTGATGGTCTGGTATTTAAAATGTAAATCAACACTGCTGGAAATTAACGACAACGAGATTATTCTTGAGCAGGGCTTACTCAGCAAAGAACGCACCGAGCTGAACGTATCGGGTATTCGCACCGTAAAAATCAAGCAGTCTCTTTTCAACCGCTTATTTGGCGTTGGCACCCTGTCGGTATATACCGCCGGCGACAACCCAGAAATTCAAGTCCACGGCATGCCTAGACCAGAAGTATTCCGCGACTTGGTGAAAGCACGCCAGTCAGACGCTGAATGA
- a CDS encoding acyl-CoA thioesterase has translation MQDTPLNWDFPAPFTLGFSVQAEHIDFIGHVNNAVYVSWCQNAGWQHSLQLGLGLEEYQTLDAAMVIRRANYDYILSAYAGQECVMATWLTANDHKLTMERRFQLQRRSDGKTLLRGYWQLVCVRMSNGKPRRMPAEFDETYGAAVIRPRADD, from the coding sequence ATGCAGGACACGCCGCTGAATTGGGACTTTCCAGCCCCATTCACCCTTGGATTTAGCGTTCAGGCCGAACATATAGACTTCATCGGCCATGTTAATAACGCCGTGTATGTTAGCTGGTGCCAGAACGCAGGCTGGCAACACTCGCTCCAACTTGGCCTAGGTTTAGAAGAATACCAAACACTGGATGCGGCCATGGTGATTCGGCGCGCAAACTACGATTACATCCTTTCCGCCTACGCTGGCCAAGAGTGCGTCATGGCCACTTGGCTAACAGCTAACGATCACAAACTCACAATGGAGCGCCGCTTTCAGCTGCAGCGGAGGTCTGATGGCAAGACCCTATTGCGCGGATACTGGCAATTAGTATGCGTTCGCATGAGCAACGGTAAGCCGCGCCGCATGCCAGCAGAATTCGACGAGACTTATGGCGCCGCAGTGATACGGCCGCGGGCAGACGATTGA
- a CDS encoding peptidoglycan DD-metalloendopeptidase family protein produces the protein MRDHYRITITNYSGAKHYTLTQLMRRFLAGFGVFLGTCFLGGFLAILFLSTRLATLNAEVADLQQYQAAIKEENTALLSEQQQLKESVEEKVAALSIISDELGSIETMIGLAPGPDVALYERLDTASQTASEKHAMLSAIPSGYPLADAHVTSRYGMRNHPVLGKMALHGGADLRAAVGTPVYATADAVVELAGASNSGFGRMVKLSHNFGFVTIFGHLSKAVVASGDYVRQGDLIGYSGNTGLSTAPHLHYEVRHLHRRLAPGPFMEWSWENYDVLFTREEQIKWDSLAKTLRKPTAVPERRWSQLAPRLPATSS, from the coding sequence ATGCGCGACCATTATAGGATAACGATTACTAATTACAGTGGTGCCAAGCACTACACTTTGACCCAATTAATGCGTCGTTTTTTGGCGGGTTTTGGTGTTTTCCTTGGCACTTGTTTTTTAGGCGGGTTTTTAGCCATCCTGTTTTTAAGTACCCGCTTGGCCACTTTGAATGCGGAAGTGGCTGATTTACAGCAATATCAAGCAGCGATTAAAGAAGAAAACACCGCCTTACTCAGTGAGCAGCAACAACTGAAAGAGTCAGTTGAAGAAAAAGTGGCTGCACTGTCCATTATCAGCGATGAGCTCGGCTCTATTGAAACCATGATTGGTTTGGCGCCCGGCCCCGATGTGGCCTTGTATGAGCGTTTAGATACCGCGAGTCAAACGGCGTCAGAGAAGCACGCTATGCTCAGCGCCATACCCAGTGGCTACCCCCTTGCAGATGCTCACGTAACAAGCCGTTATGGGATGCGCAATCACCCTGTATTAGGGAAAATGGCGCTGCACGGCGGCGCGGATTTGCGAGCCGCCGTGGGCACCCCTGTTTATGCTACCGCAGATGCGGTGGTGGAATTAGCGGGCGCGAGTAATAGCGGTTTCGGTCGAATGGTTAAGCTCAGTCATAATTTTGGCTTTGTTACGATATTTGGCCATTTGAGTAAAGCGGTGGTTGCCAGTGGTGACTATGTGCGCCAGGGCGATTTAATTGGATATTCTGGCAATACTGGCTTGTCTACTGCGCCACATCTGCATTACGAAGTCAGACATTTGCATCGACGCTTGGCTCCGGGGCCCTTTATGGAGTGGTCTTGGGAAAATTACGATGTACTTTTTACCCGCGAGGAGCAAATTAAATGGGATTCCCTGGCAAAAACACTAAGAAAACCGACGGCAGTTCCAGAACGACGGTGGTCGCAGTTGGCGCCACGTTTACCGGCGACATCCAGCTGA
- a CDS encoding bactofilin family protein: MVAVGATFTGDIQLNHDFHLDGLMKGNLKSENDVIVGAGGRFIGDVKAKRVLVSGVLDGKIDADRLEIVASGQVSGEIKVRELVIESGGQFVGASQVKKHDAPRLTYVNEGAATDKEAAASVSATENQTA, translated from the coding sequence GTGGTCGCAGTTGGCGCCACGTTTACCGGCGACATCCAGCTGAATCATGATTTCCACCTTGATGGGCTTATGAAGGGTAATTTGAAGTCAGAGAATGACGTGATTGTTGGTGCAGGTGGTCGTTTTATCGGTGATGTCAAAGCAAAGCGGGTATTAGTGAGCGGCGTATTAGACGGTAAGATAGATGCTGATCGTCTTGAAATCGTTGCCTCTGGACAGGTGAGTGGTGAGATTAAAGTGCGTGAACTGGTGATTGAGTCCGGTGGTCAGTTTGTCGGCGCTAGTCAGGTAAAAAAACATGATGCTCCGCGCCTGACCTATGTCAATGAGGGCGCAGCCACAGATAAAGAGGCGGCGGCATCTGTTTCTGCTACTGAGAATCAGACTGCGTGA
- a CDS encoding PhnA domain-containing protein, producing the protein MNTEQALMQRSDSRCELCASPEQLAVFAVPPYDDANHDQCVMTCVQCRDQLAAGSELDTKRWHSLNDTVWSAIPAVQVLSYRLLKRLAAEPWAQDLLDMVYLDEETQAWADAMDAPVDDDDPTLDSNGSQLFAGDTVVLVKDLDVKGASFIAKRGTAVRGISLTNNPEHIEGRVNGTRIVIISAYVKKSN; encoded by the coding sequence ATGAATACCGAGCAAGCTTTAATGCAGCGCAGCGATTCTCGCTGCGAATTATGTGCATCCCCTGAACAGCTCGCGGTTTTTGCAGTGCCTCCCTATGATGATGCTAATCATGATCAGTGTGTTATGACGTGTGTGCAGTGCCGCGATCAGTTGGCGGCGGGCAGTGAGCTGGACACTAAGCGCTGGCACAGTTTGAATGACACGGTGTGGAGCGCCATTCCCGCCGTGCAAGTATTGTCTTATAGATTGTTAAAGCGCTTGGCGGCGGAGCCTTGGGCGCAAGATTTGCTAGACATGGTGTATTTAGACGAGGAAACCCAGGCTTGGGCAGATGCAATGGATGCGCCGGTGGACGATGATGATCCAACCCTAGATAGCAATGGCAGTCAGCTATTTGCAGGCGACACGGTTGTGCTGGTAAAGGATTTGGATGTTAAAGGCGCAAGTTTTATTGCCAAGCGTGGCACTGCGGTCCGCGGTATTTCACTGACTAATAATCCTGAGCACATCGAAGGTCGAGTCAATGGCACACGTATTGTTATAATTAGCGCGTATGTCAAAAAATCTAATTAG